From one Mya arenaria isolate MELC-2E11 chromosome 4, ASM2691426v1 genomic stretch:
- the LOC128232877 gene encoding uncharacterized protein LOC128232877, which produces MSAVGEVMVKIEPPEECTPEDLRTTHGHVTDGASPVNGHTSTPSDTELSPVSDSRNFTCLLCDIMCNSRQELRRHLKETHSTNSYGEISKGSVYASAPTTNGHLPRAVTGYMNYRYTCSTCGAKFKSFRTYLTHSMSHKRSSPVLAAQMDAARMAALFSPGKQYLQEYLDEEEGYGGTFTCEECKTVFVQRDAYAMHMMMRAMNETCKSAKYHTTMNNNDDDITKSDVGTLNIVPDTESEGLKRDGIVTAQRCLEDVTSSVDQDEYLKSVLERVCTSSASKRDKVIAAIEDGKVCSFCGYVYVDQDSLAMHVMSDHAEEMTSGVTSRATVLPSPIPTVSQIPTSVANSYLSWMAASQSLALGLICRYCNKAFASRDSLAMHVLSHAHLEGKMPEHTQRAQKRQYYINDDNYTVNGKVPRLTNSVNNTKSCPEIARETLYCSICKITFYAFSEYRWHMEKHAAKPISVNYKTDGTMQPRVDSPTPTETSDGEHNWRTRRNSVSMINQSLEMDSGTLPRRPVSVGDYSTHTLQSLQTDSTTGSIRNPNSKTPDIKYVLSNVNSLSSNEQRIIYSVFGKDLGLKAYNVNDNATDEPIQKQIAPQNRQDDIEVKTEGTRSGMASTDPKVKKGDDDRRACVQDGATDAPMCKYCEILFFNKAIYYLHMGLHNLNNPWQCNVCGNICKDAVDFAAHVIHM; this is translated from the coding sequence ATGTCTGCAGTAGGCGAGGTAATGGTGAAGATTGAGCCGCCGGAAGAATGCACACCCGAGGACCTGCGGACCACACATGGTCACGTCACAGACGGAGCGTCGCCGGTCAACGGACACACGTCAACGCCAAGTGATACTGAACTCTCGCCGGTGTCTGACTCCAGGAATTTTACTTGTTTGCTTTGCGACATCATGTGTAACAGTCGGCAGGAATTACGAAGACATTTAAAAGAGACACACTCTACAAACAGTTACGGTGAAATAAGTAAAGGGAGTGTATACGCCAGCGCACCAACAACTAACGGTCATCTGCCGAGAGCGGTCACCGGATACATGAACTACCGATACACATGTTCCACGTGCGGAGCAAAATTCAAGTCGTTTCGCACGTATTTGACACACAGCATGTCACACAAGCGCTCGAGCCCGGTTCTCGCGGCACAGATGGACGCCGCTAGGATGGCAGCACTATTCAGTCCCGGGAAGCAGTATCTCCAGGAGTATTTGGACGAGGAGGAGGGGTACGGAGGGACGTTCACGTGTGAAGAATGTAAGACGGTGTTTGTTCAGAGGGACGCCTACGCAATGCACATGATGATGCGAGCAATGAATGAAACCTGCAAGTCAGCTAAATACCACACCACTATGAACAATAATGATGACGATATTACCAAGTCAGACGTCGGAACATTAAACATCGTGCCCGATACAGAATCAGAGGGGTTAAAACGCGATGGAATTGTTACCGCTCAGCGTTGTTTGGAAGACGTTACGTCTAGTGTTGACCAGGACGAATACTTGAAGTCAGTCTTGGAAAGAGTGTGTACGTCATCCGCCAGCAAGCGTGATAAGGTCATTGCTGCGATAGAGGACGGTAAGGTATGCTCGTTTTGTGGATACGTGTACGTTGATCAGGATTCCCTTGCTATGCACGTCATGTCTGATCACGCGGAGGAGATGACGTCAGGTGTGACGTCACGAGCAACTGTTTTGCCGTCACCGATCCCTACTGTTTCACAAATACCGACGTCAGTTGCGAATAGCTACTTGTCGTGGATGGCGGCATCGCAGTCATTAGCACTGGGTCTTATTTGTAGATACTGCAATAAGGCCTTTGCCTCGCGAGACAGCCTGGCAATGCACGTGCTAAGTCACGCTCACTTAGAAGGAAAAATGCCAGAACATACACAACGTGCGCAAAAAcgacaatattatataaacgaTGATAACTATACTGTGAATGGAAAAGTACCAAGACTTACAAACTCAGTTAATAACACAAAAAGTTGTCCAGAGATAGCACGAGAAACTCTGTACTGTAGCATTTGTAAGATTACCTTCTACGCCTTCTCGGAGTACCGTTGGCACATGGAGAAACACGCGGCCAAGCCCATATCGGTCAACTACAAGACGGACGGGACGATGCAGCCTAGGGTTGACTCTCCGACACCAACCGAAACCTCCGACGGTGAGCACAACTGGAGAACCAGAAGAAACAGCGTGTCCATGATAAACCAGTCGTTGGAGATGGATAGCGGCACCCTTCCCAGGAGACCCGTGTCTGTCGGCGACTACTCAACACACACGTTACAGAGCCTTCAAACAGACAGTACCACTGGGTCGATCAGAAACCCAAATTCAAAAACTCCCGACATAAAATATGTGCTCTCTAATGTCAATTCTTTGTCGTCAAATGAACAGCGCATTATATACTCCGTATTTGGTAAAGATCTTGGATTAAAAGCCTATAATGTAAACGACAATGCTACGGACGAGCCAATTCAAAAACAGATAGCGCCACAAAACAGGCAAGATGACATCGAGGTCAAGACAGAAGGTACAAGGTCCGGCATGGCCAGCACCGACCCTAAAGTGAAGAAAGGCGACGACGACAGGCGGGCCTGTGTACAGGATGGAGCCACAGACGCCCCAATGTGCAAGTACTGTGAGATCCTTTTCTTCAACAAAGCCATTTACTATCTCCATATGGGACTGCATAACTTGAACAATCCCTGGCAGTGTAACGTCTGTGGCAATATATGCAAGGACGCCGTCGACTTTGCTGCTCatgttatacatatgtaa